The window GTACAGAGGCTGGATCGGGTGACATCGGCACCCTCCGCGACGGACAATTCGGGGCTGGGCCAAGCAAAGCGGAGGCCGTACGGCCGTGTGGGTGGATCGCCGCCGGCTATCGGGACCGACGGCGACGGTTGAGGCCGTACCAGGTCGCTCCGGCCGCCATCGCGCCGACGCCGAGCGCCACCATCCCCGCCGATCGGGTCGGGATCCGGCTGCGGAGAGACATGGGCCGCTCGAAGGCCAGGATCGGCCAGCCGCGGTCGAGCGCCTCGCGCCGCAGCAGCCTGTCCGGGTTGACCGCGTGCGGGTGCCCGACGACTTCGAGCAGCGGGATGTCGGTGCTCGAATCGGTGTAGGCGAAGCACTCGGCGAGGTCGTAGCCGTGGGTCGCGGCGAGCTGCTTCGCGGCGACGGCCTTGTTGGCGCCGTAGCAGTAGAAGTCGACTTCGCCGGAGTAACGGCCGTTGACGATCTGCATCCGCGTGGCGACGCTGCGGGTCGCGCCGAGCATTTCCGCCACCGGCGCGACGACCTCCTCGCCGGTCGCCGACAGCACGATGACGTCGTGCCCGTCCTCGCGGTGGCGCGCGATCAGCTCGGCCGCCTCCGCGTAGACGAGCGGATCGACGACGTCGTGCAACGTTTCGCGGACGATCGCCGAGACCTGCGCGACGTCCCAGCCGGCGCACAGCGCGGAAACCTCGGCCCGCAGCCGCTCGGTCTTGTTCTCATCGGCTCCGGCGAGCGAGAACACCAGCTGCGCGTAGGCACTGCGCAACGCCGCGCGACGGTTGATCAATCCTTCTTTGAGCAACGGTTTGCTGAACGCCAGCGCGCTCGACGAAGCGATGATCGTCTTGTCCAGGTCGAAGAACGCGGCCACCGCGTGCTCCGGGCCCGGGTTCCGGATGCGCGACGGCGCGCTGCTCGGTTCGGCCACGTGCCCAGGATAGGAGCTTGATCGCGGCGCGTCCCGTTGATCCGCCACCCGCGCGCCGTGGCGGGGGAAAATCCATGACAGGAAGGCACTTCCGGCGCGCTGTGCCGTTACCGAACTGTATGCCTCGCCCGCCGCGCGCACCGGCCACCGGCGGAGTTACAGTGAGGGAGCCCGGTGTCCAACCGGGCCGGTTCAGTCCGACCCCCCGGGGCTGAACCCACGGCGGCCCCCGTCCCTCCCCCCTGGCGGGGGCCGCCCTCTTAACCTTCCTCTTGCATTTCGGTTCACGACGTCGGCGCGCGTCTTCTTGCCTTCGTCTTACCTTTCTCGATTCCGTTTTCGCGAGTCGGATCCGGCTTTCTTCGATACGGTCGAATCATCGAATGCGGATATTCCCGCCGTTTCCCGCCGCGCGTGCGTCGCGGGCGGGCGCGATCTTGTCACAACCCACCGACAAAACCGGCCCGCGAGCCCTCTGCCGGACGGCAGTTGTCCACAACACCCCGGTTGTCCACAGCCGCCCACTCGCCCCATTGCGCCCCCGAGCCGCCCACCGCGACGGTGGAACCCGGGCCACCCACGGCCCGCACCGATGACGGGGGAGGAACGCATGACGGGGGAACGACCGCTCGTGGTCGCCGCGGACGAAACCGTGCTCGACGAGATCCTGCGCGTGGCCGCGGTGGCGGGCTGCGAGCTCGACCGGGCACCGGATCTGACGGCGGCCCGCGGGCACTGGGCCCGGGCCCCGCTGGTGGTCCTCGACGAAGAAGCCGCGCGGCAGCCGCAAGTCCTGCCCCGCCGCGGCGGGATCCTCCTGGTCTGCAAGGGCAGTCCGGGTCCACGGACGTGGGAGCACGCGTTCCGCGTCGGCGTCGAGCGCGTGATCTCGTTGCCCGACGAGGAGACCGAGCTCGCGGGCGCGTTCGCCGACGTCGTCGAAGTCCCGGCGGAGGAGGCCGGCCTGGTCCTCGGCGTGGTCGGCGGCCGGGGCGGCGCGGGTGCGTCCGTCTTCGCCTCGACGTTGGCGCTGGCAGCCGACCGCGAGCCGGGCGGCGCCCTCCTGGTGGACTGCGACCCGCTCGGCGGCGGCCTGGACCTGTTGCTGGGCCTGGAAAAGACGTCCGGCCCCCGCTGGTCGGAGGTGCGGCTCAGCGGCCGCGTCTCGGTACCGGCACTGGCGGCAGCCCTCCCGCAACGAAGACATCGCGGCGGCAGCCTGCCGGTACTGGCGTGCGGTCGCGAGGGCGAGGGCCCCGCGGTCGAGTCCCTGTCGGCGGTCCTCACGGCCGGCCGTCGCGCCGGCCGCACGGTGGTCTGCGACCTCCCCCGCACCCTGAGTGGCGCGGCGGCGGAAGCGGCCGCGGTGGCCGACCTGGTGGTGCTGGTGGTCCCGGTGGAGTTCCGCGCCTGCATGGCGGCGAAGCAGGTGCTCCGAGGCCTGTCGGAACTGACGGCCCGCCTGGGCGTGGTCGCATGTGGACGATCCCGCGCCGGCGTCACACCGGTCCAGACGGCCGGCCTCCTCGGGCCGCCACTGCTGGCATCGATGGCTCCGGAGCGAGGCCTGCCATCGGCCATCGAGCGCGGCGAGTTCCCGGCCAAGCCGTCGGGCCCGCTGGCCCAGGCGGCAGCGGACGTCCTGTCGGTAGCCCGCCGCGAAGCCCGGGCAGCGGCCCGATGATCGCCCGCCTCCGCCCGCCGGGAGCGCCGATCAGAGTGGCCAACCTGCTCCTGCCGACAATCCTGACCCTCGCCGCCCGCGGCCCAGTGAGCGCGGCGAACTTCCTGACATTGCTACCGGGCACCCGCGTGACAGCCGGCCGTGCCTCCGACGACACCCAGCCCAAGGCGGTGAACCGATGACCACCGACTTCGTCGACCGCGTCCGCAACCGCCTCGCCGGCGACCGCCGCCAAGCCGATCCGGTCGCCGTCGCGACGGCGGTCCGTGCCGAAGCGGGTGGCGCGCTCGGCCACGTCGCGGTCCTCGACGCGGCACGCCAAGCCCGCGACGAGTTCATCGGCGCCGGCCCGCTGGCCCAGCTCCTCGAGGACCCGGCGACGACCGACGTGCTCGTCACCGGCCCGCACGAGGTCTGGACGGACGGTCCGGGCGGCCTCACCCGCACCGGCGTCCGCTTCACCGACGAGGAGGCCGTCCGCCGCCTGGCCCAGCGCCTCGCGCTCGCCGCCGGCCGACGGCTCGACGACGCCCAGCCCTATGTGGACGGCTGGCTGCCCGGCACCGGCCCCCACGGCCGCATCCGCGTGCACGCCGTCCTCCCACCGGTCGCGGCCGGCGGCACGTGCCTGTCATTGCGCGTCCTCCGCCCGGCCACGCACGACCTCACCGCGCTGCAGGAACTCGGCGCGTTCGACGCGAACGGCGCGAAGCTGCTGCGGACGGTCGTTTCGCGGCGGATGGCATTCCTCGTCACCGGAGGAACCGGCGCGGGCAAGACGACGCTCCTGGCCGCCCTCCTCGGCGCGGTCGATCCGGCCGAGCGGATCATCTGTGTCGAGGACGCCGGCGAACTACAACCGGCGCACCCACAGTTCGTCAGCCTCGTCGGCCGCCCGGCCAATGTGGAGGGTGCGGGCGCGGTAGGCCTGCCGGAGCTCGTCCGCCAGGCGCTGCGGATGCGTCCCGACCGGCTGGTGGTCGGCGAAGTCCGCGGTGCCGAGGTCGGCGCCCTGCTCACCGCCTTGAACACCGGCCATGACGGCGGCGCGTGCACAGTCCACGCCAACTCGCCGGCCGAGGTACCGGCCC of the Amycolatopsis sp. NBC_01488 genome contains:
- the ssd gene encoding septum site-determining protein Ssd yields the protein MTGERPLVVAADETVLDEILRVAAVAGCELDRAPDLTAARGHWARAPLVVLDEEAARQPQVLPRRGGILLVCKGSPGPRTWEHAFRVGVERVISLPDEETELAGAFADVVEVPAEEAGLVLGVVGGRGGAGASVFASTLALAADREPGGALLVDCDPLGGGLDLLLGLEKTSGPRWSEVRLSGRVSVPALAAALPQRRHRGGSLPVLACGREGEGPAVESLSAVLTAGRRAGRTVVCDLPRTLSGAAAEAAAVADLVVLVVPVEFRACMAAKQVLRGLSELTARLGVVACGRSRAGVTPVQTAGLLGPPLLASMAPERGLPSAIERGEFPAKPSGPLAQAAADVLSVARREARAAAR
- a CDS encoding TadA family conjugal transfer-associated ATPase produces the protein MTTDFVDRVRNRLAGDRRQADPVAVATAVRAEAGGALGHVAVLDAARQARDEFIGAGPLAQLLEDPATTDVLVTGPHEVWTDGPGGLTRTGVRFTDEEAVRRLAQRLALAAGRRLDDAQPYVDGWLPGTGPHGRIRVHAVLPPVAAGGTCLSLRVLRPATHDLTALQELGAFDANGAKLLRTVVSRRMAFLVTGGTGAGKTTLLAALLGAVDPAERIICVEDAGELQPAHPQFVSLVGRPANVEGAGAVGLPELVRQALRMRPDRLVVGEVRGAEVGALLTALNTGHDGGACTVHANSPAEVPARIEALAALGGLGREAVHSQLVAAIRVVLHMRREPGGRRRLAEVGVLRADHGRARVVPVWRAGRWTVDRHLFVTAGAIAC
- a CDS encoding HAD family hydrolase, whose amino-acid sequence is MAEPSSAPSRIRNPGPEHAVAAFFDLDKTIIASSSALAFSKPLLKEGLINRRAALRSAYAQLVFSLAGADENKTERLRAEVSALCAGWDVAQVSAIVRETLHDVVDPLVYAEAAELIARHREDGHDVIVLSATGEEVVAPVAEMLGATRSVATRMQIVNGRYSGEVDFYCYGANKAVAAKQLAATHGYDLAECFAYTDSSTDIPLLEVVGHPHAVNPDRLLRREALDRGWPILAFERPMSLRSRIPTRSAGMVALGVGAMAAGATWYGLNRRRRSR